The following are encoded together in the Bacillus cereus group sp. RP43 genome:
- a CDS encoding M20 peptidase aminoacylase family protein, whose protein sequence is MASIPNQLTEKLISIRRHLHEYPELSYEEFETTKAIKNRLEEANITIIDSNLETGVIAEISGNKNGPVVALRADIDALPIQEETDLPYTSKIQGKMHACGHDFHTAAILGAAYLLKEKEASLNGTVRLIFQPAEESSNGACKVIEAGHLRGVQAIFGMHNKPDLPVGTIGIKDGPLMAGVDRFEIEIHGVGTHAAVPDAGVDPIVASSQIVMALQTIVSRNISSSHNAVVSVTNIHSGNTWNVIPEKAILEGTVRTFQAETREKIPALMKRIIKGVSDALGVKTEFRFYPGPPAVQNDKVLTDLSVQVAEKMNLNVISPTPSMAGEDFSFYQQEVPGSFVFMGTSGAHEWHHPAFTVDEKALPISAEYFALLAEEAIHQLLQTKSR, encoded by the coding sequence GTGGCATCCATTCCAAATCAATTAACAGAAAAACTTATTTCTATTCGTCGACATTTACACGAATACCCAGAACTATCGTACGAAGAATTTGAAACGACAAAAGCAATAAAAAATCGGTTAGAAGAAGCTAATATTACTATTATTGATTCCAATTTAGAAACAGGAGTTATCGCTGAAATTTCTGGTAATAAAAACGGCCCCGTTGTAGCGCTTCGTGCTGATATCGATGCCCTTCCTATCCAGGAAGAAACAGACCTTCCATACACTTCAAAAATACAAGGTAAAATGCATGCTTGTGGGCATGATTTTCATACAGCTGCTATATTGGGTGCGGCTTACTTATTAAAAGAAAAAGAAGCTTCTCTTAACGGAACTGTCCGCCTTATATTCCAGCCAGCTGAAGAAAGTAGTAATGGTGCTTGCAAAGTTATTGAAGCTGGGCATTTACGTGGCGTGCAAGCTATTTTCGGTATGCATAATAAACCTGATTTACCAGTAGGTACAATCGGTATTAAAGATGGGCCGCTAATGGCAGGAGTTGATCGATTTGAAATTGAAATCCATGGTGTTGGTACACATGCAGCTGTACCTGATGCGGGCGTCGATCCTATCGTTGCATCATCTCAAATCGTTATGGCACTTCAAACGATTGTAAGCCGAAATATTAGTTCTTCTCATAACGCTGTCGTAAGTGTAACAAACATTCATTCAGGGAATACGTGGAACGTTATTCCCGAAAAAGCAATATTAGAAGGAACTGTCCGTACATTCCAAGCTGAAACACGTGAAAAGATTCCGGCATTAATGAAACGTATCATTAAAGGCGTTTCTGATGCACTAGGTGTAAAAACAGAATTTCGATTTTATCCAGGTCCTCCTGCTGTTCAAAACGATAAAGTACTCACTGATCTTTCTGTTCAGGTTGCAGAGAAAATGAATCTAAACGTTATCTCTCCTACACCATCAATGGCAGGAGAAGATTTTTCTTTTTACCAACAAGAAGTACCAGGTTCATTCGTCTTTATGGGAACAAGTGGTGCACATGAATGGCATCATCCAGCTTTTACAGTAGATGAAAAAGCATTGCCTATTAGCGCGGAGTATTTCGCCTTATTAGCCGAAGAAGCTATTCATCAATTATTACAAACAAAAAGCCGTTAA
- a CDS encoding ABC transporter ATP-binding protein, with the protein MINEQAIVKVDRLTKRIGSKTLVENISFEVKKGEVVGLLGPNGAGKTTLMRMMVGMIRMTEGEVWIDGQSVKQQFEKTAAKIGAVIETPEFYPFLSGYENLTYFGRMNGNVTEERIDEVVQLLGMGQVIDRKVKAYSLGMRQRLGIAQALIHNPDVLILDEPTNGLDPSGIHEMRMYIKKIAHEQGKAVLVSSHLLSEVELMCDRVIIIQHGEYVATQNIQSDKKEETEEIHIRVDDANKAAEVLEYDVLVKENELIINVKDEEIPNILRTLMEKNIQVYRVYEERKTLEEQFLELTGGKDIV; encoded by the coding sequence ATGATAAATGAGCAAGCGATCGTAAAAGTTGATCGATTAACAAAACGAATTGGTTCAAAGACGTTAGTAGAAAATATTAGTTTTGAAGTGAAAAAAGGTGAAGTAGTTGGTTTATTAGGACCAAATGGTGCTGGGAAAACGACATTAATGCGAATGATGGTCGGTATGATTCGTATGACAGAGGGCGAAGTTTGGATTGACGGTCAATCTGTAAAACAGCAATTTGAAAAAACTGCTGCAAAAATTGGTGCTGTAATTGAGACGCCAGAATTTTATCCTTTCTTAAGCGGCTATGAAAATTTAACATATTTCGGACGAATGAATGGGAATGTGACTGAAGAGCGTATCGATGAAGTAGTGCAATTGTTAGGAATGGGACAAGTAATTGACCGTAAAGTAAAAGCATATTCACTCGGTATGAGACAGCGTTTAGGAATTGCTCAGGCACTTATACATAATCCAGATGTATTAATACTAGACGAGCCAACGAACGGATTAGATCCTAGTGGTATACATGAAATGCGGATGTACATAAAGAAAATTGCGCATGAACAAGGAAAAGCTGTTCTTGTCTCTAGTCACTTACTCTCAGAAGTTGAATTAATGTGTGACAGGGTTATTATTATTCAGCATGGAGAATATGTCGCAACACAAAATATTCAAAGTGATAAAAAGGAAGAAACAGAAGAAATACATATACGTGTAGATGATGCGAATAAAGCGGCAGAGGTTTTAGAATACGATGTTTTAGTAAAAGAAAACGAATTAATTATAAACGTGAAAGATGAAGAAATTCCAAATATTCTTCGTACATTGATGGAGAAAAACATTCAAGTTTATCGTGTATATGAAGAAAGAAAAACGCTAGAAGAGCAGTTTTTAGAATTAACAGGGGGAAAAGATATTGTTTAA
- a CDS encoding NUDIX hydrolase encodes MERWIGTAAICMNERNEILMVLQGKEGEEKRWSVPSGGLEKGETLEECCVREVWEETGYNVEVVNKIYEKEGITYGIPVYVHYYFVKKIGGNMKIQDPDELIHEIDWKGIHEVEKLTLAFPEDYEIIYQYINKEVSM; translated from the coding sequence ATGGAGAGATGGATAGGTACGGCAGCTATTTGTATGAATGAAAGAAATGAAATTTTAATGGTATTACAAGGAAAAGAAGGGGAAGAAAAAAGGTGGTCTGTCCCAAGTGGAGGACTTGAAAAGGGAGAAACACTAGAAGAATGTTGTGTTCGAGAAGTTTGGGAGGAAACAGGTTACAATGTGGAGGTTGTAAATAAAATATACGAAAAAGAAGGTATTACATACGGAATTCCGGTGTATGTTCATTATTACTTTGTTAAAAAAATAGGCGGTAATATGAAAATCCAAGATCCGGATGAGTTAATACATGAAATTGATTGGAAAGGGATACATGAAGTTGAAAAATTAACTTTGGCTTTTCCAGAGGATTACGAAATAATATACCAATATATAAATAAAGAAGTAAGTATGTAA
- a CDS encoding DUF3903 domain-containing protein: MISKYVVECVFCEENRKPRQAIVTVPATSQLLAIQKVRAECKRRFGKTLLLQTEIKEELLFEQKES; this comes from the coding sequence ATGATTTCTAAATATGTTGTGGAATGTGTTTTTTGTGAAGAAAACCGAAAACCTCGGCAAGCCATTGTCACAGTGCCTGCTACTTCTCAGCTACTAGCCATTCAAAAAGTACGAGCTGAATGTAAACGTCGCTTCGGAAAAACTTTATTATTGCAAACAGAAATTAAAGAAGAATTACTCTTTGAACAAAAAGAAAGCTGA
- a CDS encoding sulfite exporter TauE/SafE family protein: MAIIITMLLMGVLLGFVGAGGAGFIIAILTLVFHIPIHVALATSLTAMAFTTLSGVVSHYREGNVVFVIGGIVGGFGAIGSFIGSKFGSLIPAHLLHWFTAGMLFLSAIFMFIRLIMFQNREQSSLKEEKELTKDNLIKCICLGLVTGILAGSFGIGSAPFIQLGLMVLLGLTIRQSVGTTMLVILPIAIGGGLGYSSEGYLDYVLLVQVLIGTMLGAYIGAKFTNYAPRMLLRFSMIMTPILAGCMLLVD; this comes from the coding sequence GTGGCAATTATTATAACAATGTTATTAATGGGAGTTTTATTAGGATTCGTCGGAGCAGGAGGAGCAGGATTTATCATCGCGATACTCACTCTGGTATTCCATATCCCTATTCATGTTGCGCTTGCAACATCTTTAACTGCTATGGCATTTACAACATTATCTGGAGTAGTAAGTCATTACCGAGAAGGGAATGTTGTGTTTGTAATAGGTGGGATTGTTGGGGGATTTGGAGCAATTGGTTCCTTTATTGGTTCAAAGTTTGGTTCGCTAATACCAGCGCATCTTCTGCACTGGTTTACAGCGGGTATGTTATTTTTATCTGCAATTTTTATGTTTATTAGATTGATTATGTTCCAAAACAGGGAGCAGTCGTCTTTAAAAGAGGAAAAAGAACTTACGAAAGATAACTTGATTAAATGTATATGTCTCGGACTGGTTACTGGAATCTTAGCTGGTTCGTTTGGGATTGGTTCAGCACCCTTTATCCAACTCGGGTTAATGGTTCTATTAGGTTTAACGATCCGTCAATCTGTAGGGACGACAATGCTCGTTATATTACCAATCGCAATTGGAGGTGGGCTTGGATATAGTTCGGAAGGGTATTTAGATTATGTATTATTAGTACAAGTTTTAATCGGGACAATGTTAGGCGCATATATAGGAGCTAAGTTTACAAATTATGCACCTCGCATGCTTCTAAGGTTTTCGATGATTATGACACCAATATTAGCTGGATGTATGTTATTAGTAGATTAA
- a CDS encoding LrgB family protein, with protein sequence MIGFLCLLLTLFTYWVSKKMYQRWNWSLLSPLLVCPIILIALLLGLDTPYETYESGSHWLTELLKPATVAFAWPIYKYFDLLKKHGTAILINVIVGSFLSVITSALLANFFQIDSTIEQSLAPHIVTTPIAMAISEMIGGMSQLTAVFVVLTALTGALLGPTLIRICRIKTALAKGIMLGTSANGTGTSKAFEIGPVEGTIASLSMLLTAGASLVIVPLFLSWIH encoded by the coding sequence ATGATCGGCTTTCTTTGTTTACTATTAACACTATTCACATATTGGGTATCTAAAAAAATGTATCAACGCTGGAATTGGAGCTTACTTTCTCCCCTTCTTGTATGCCCAATCATTTTAATTGCTTTATTACTCGGATTAGATACACCATACGAAACCTACGAATCTGGTAGTCATTGGCTAACAGAATTATTAAAACCTGCAACAGTTGCTTTCGCATGGCCAATCTATAAATATTTTGATCTATTAAAAAAACATGGCACTGCTATTTTAATTAATGTCATTGTCGGTTCTTTTCTATCTGTTATTACTTCCGCACTACTAGCTAATTTTTTTCAAATTGACTCTACAATAGAACAAAGTTTGGCACCACACATTGTAACAACACCTATTGCAATGGCTATTTCAGAAATGATTGGCGGCATGTCACAATTAACAGCCGTTTTCGTCGTATTAACTGCCTTAACTGGAGCATTACTCGGTCCTACACTCATACGCATATGCCGTATTAAAACAGCGCTCGCAAAAGGTATAATGCTAGGTACTAGCGCGAATGGAACCGGAACATCAAAAGCATTTGAAATCGGTCCTGTCGAAGGAACCATTGCAAGTTTATCAATGCTTTTAACAGCTGGAGCTAGTTTAGTTATTGTTCCGCTTTTCTTATCTTGGATACATTAA
- a CDS encoding CidA/LrgA family holin-like protein: protein MKWWKLSGQILLLFCFAWTGEWIAKQAHLPVPGSIIGIFLLLISLKFNIVKKEWIQDGADFLLKELILFFIPSAVAVIRYKDTLSQYGIDLILIIVISTLCVTLVTGLLTELLLKRKGSTQ, encoded by the coding sequence ATGAAATGGTGGAAGTTAAGCGGACAAATTTTATTATTATTTTGTTTCGCTTGGACAGGTGAATGGATTGCAAAACAGGCACACCTCCCAGTTCCAGGAAGTATAATCGGTATTTTTTTATTGTTAATCTCATTAAAATTTAACATAGTGAAAAAAGAATGGATACAAGACGGTGCAGACTTTTTATTAAAAGAACTTATTTTATTTTTCATCCCTTCTGCAGTCGCTGTCATTCGTTACAAAGATACATTATCACAATATGGAATCGATCTCATTTTAATTATCGTAATTAGTACACTTTGTGTCACTCTCGTAACAGGACTTTTAACAGAATTGCTATTAAAGCGGAAAGGATCAACACAATGA
- the alsR gene encoding acetoin biosynthesis transcriptional regulator AlsR, with product MELRHLQYFVVVAEELHFGRAAARLQMTQPPLSQQIQQLEKEMEVMLFSRTKRKVELTEAGEMFLKEVKKAFEQIEKAVEVAQSAQRGEVGSLSIGFVGAAIYDILPSIVREYRKKFPRVSVALHELSTPDQVHALHDNRIDIGFLRPPIPTQLLELEPIQKLSCTLCLPKAHPLAEKDEIHIEDLRDEPFVFITRPVWPALYDTILSLCRDVGFSPHIVQEATEYQTVMGLVAAGIGITVIPVSANKLYKTEVVYKELCDSNFVAEMSVAYKKMNSNPELLEFLKIAREKKRIEVEDAKGE from the coding sequence ATGGAATTACGGCATTTGCAATATTTTGTTGTAGTGGCAGAGGAATTGCACTTTGGACGAGCGGCTGCTCGTTTACAAATGACACAACCCCCGCTTAGTCAACAAATTCAGCAATTAGAAAAAGAAATGGAAGTTATGTTATTTTCAAGAACGAAGAGAAAGGTTGAATTAACAGAAGCTGGAGAAATGTTTTTAAAAGAAGTGAAAAAAGCGTTTGAACAAATTGAAAAAGCAGTAGAAGTCGCACAAAGTGCTCAAAGGGGAGAAGTAGGATCACTTTCAATTGGTTTTGTAGGTGCGGCGATATATGATATTTTACCGTCAATCGTCAGGGAGTATAGAAAGAAATTTCCAAGGGTGTCTGTTGCATTACATGAATTGTCAACACCAGATCAGGTGCATGCACTTCATGATAATCGAATTGATATCGGATTTTTACGTCCGCCAATTCCAACGCAATTACTTGAGTTAGAACCAATTCAAAAACTTTCGTGTACGTTATGCTTACCGAAGGCCCATCCACTTGCTGAAAAGGACGAAATACATATCGAAGATTTAAGGGATGAACCGTTCGTATTTATTACGAGACCAGTATGGCCAGCGTTATACGATACAATTTTATCGCTTTGCCGCGATGTCGGTTTTAGTCCGCACATTGTACAAGAAGCAACGGAGTATCAAACTGTCATGGGGCTTGTAGCAGCAGGTATTGGAATTACAGTAATACCTGTATCCGCAAATAAATTGTATAAAACAGAAGTTGTATATAAAGAGTTATGTGATTCTAATTTTGTTGCAGAAATGTCAGTGGCTTATAAAAAAATGAATAGCAATCCAGAGTTGTTAGAGTTTTTGAAAATTGCAAGAGAGAAAAAAAGGATTGAAGTGGAAGATGCGAAGGGTGAATAG
- a CDS encoding DMT family transporter, giving the protein MLRYSLLVLLGACSYGVLAIFVKLAYAEGFSLGEVIGSQYLFGWIILLAITLLFSRHRVPLKQMLILFVAGTSASFTGIFYYASLKTVPASIAIILLFQFVWVGIIIEAITTKTLPSREKVISVIFLLAGTFLSSGLLETSAGDFDTTGIILGLLSAVTFATYIFVSGKVAVEVPSLPRGVLLMAGALTLVMIVFPPTFIFNGAISQGLWKYGLGLGIFSIVIPSIAFTIGIPKIGSGLATILGAAELPVTTIMSVFVLKEAVLSSQWVGVSLILIGIAIPQIAYAMHGRYKKQHTHKKVAA; this is encoded by the coding sequence ATGCTTCGTTATTCTCTTTTAGTTTTATTAGGAGCGTGTAGTTATGGGGTTTTAGCTATTTTTGTTAAACTTGCATACGCAGAAGGATTTTCACTTGGAGAGGTAATTGGTAGCCAGTATTTGTTCGGTTGGATTATTTTACTTGCTATTACACTTCTATTTTCTAGACATCGTGTTCCACTAAAACAAATGTTAATTTTATTCGTCGCAGGAACGTCTGCAAGTTTCACTGGAATTTTTTATTATGCTTCTTTAAAAACTGTACCAGCTTCTATTGCAATTATACTTTTATTCCAATTCGTTTGGGTTGGAATTATCATTGAAGCAATTACAACGAAAACATTACCTTCAAGAGAAAAAGTTATTTCAGTAATCTTCTTACTTGCAGGTACATTTTTATCAAGTGGGTTATTAGAAACATCAGCTGGTGATTTCGATACGACTGGAATCATTTTAGGCTTATTATCTGCTGTTACATTTGCAACATACATTTTCGTAAGTGGGAAAGTTGCCGTTGAAGTACCTTCTTTGCCACGTGGTGTCCTTTTAATGGCTGGCGCTTTAACTTTAGTCATGATTGTATTCCCACCAACATTTATTTTTAACGGAGCGATTTCTCAAGGCCTTTGGAAATACGGCTTAGGATTAGGAATATTTAGTATCGTTATTCCGTCCATTGCCTTTACAATCGGTATTCCAAAAATCGGGTCTGGCTTAGCAACTATTCTTGGTGCAGCAGAACTGCCAGTTACAACAATTATGTCTGTATTCGTTTTAAAAGAAGCTGTACTATCTTCACAATGGGTCGGTGTATCACTTATTTTAATCGGTATTGCAATCCCGCAAATTGCATATGCAATGCATGGACGTTATAAAAAGCAGCATACTCATAAAAAAGTTGCGGCATAA
- a CDS encoding ABC transporter permease subunit, translated as MFNLVYNELYKIFKRKRTIIPFAVIAVLIIGLGWVTVKYLEPETKGWKADYTERTVEIEKKLGMKKEDILAEKSGDELVKEYQLKMKHLDTNTAPASSSPLSFMRDTGFIVFPILLPFILVYASTVFANEYSWGTYKFLTIRPASRFKILTSKFLAIVIFAALLFIFNMIFSVLCGLVIYKFQQPAWSEFIFQDGNIIKQNIFVEASKYYVLSWLPTIVYAAFAFMISVLTRSSGGAIGISLFLALSGNIALIAATRYEWAKYLLPANTDLYSISKNGSFIDGVTFPFASCILLLYLIVFLGISYTVFIKRDLTA; from the coding sequence TTGTTTAATTTAGTTTATAACGAGCTGTATAAAATATTTAAGCGAAAGCGAACGATTATTCCTTTTGCAGTTATTGCGGTATTAATTATTGGATTAGGATGGGTTACGGTAAAGTATTTAGAGCCAGAAACAAAAGGGTGGAAAGCGGATTATACAGAACGCACTGTAGAAATTGAGAAAAAGCTCGGTATGAAAAAAGAGGATATTTTAGCAGAAAAGTCAGGGGACGAGCTTGTAAAGGAATACCAGCTTAAAATGAAGCATTTAGATACGAATACAGCGCCAGCGAGTAGTTCTCCACTTTCTTTCATGAGAGATACTGGTTTTATTGTTTTTCCTATTTTACTTCCGTTTATTCTCGTATATGCGAGTACAGTTTTTGCGAATGAATATAGCTGGGGAACATATAAATTTTTAACGATTCGTCCGGCGAGCCGATTTAAAATTTTAACATCAAAATTTTTGGCAATCGTTATATTTGCAGCGTTATTGTTTATATTTAATATGATTTTCTCCGTTTTATGTGGACTTGTTATTTATAAATTCCAACAGCCTGCATGGAGTGAATTTATTTTCCAAGATGGAAATATTATAAAACAAAATATTTTTGTGGAAGCAAGTAAGTATTATGTTTTATCGTGGTTGCCAACCATTGTGTACGCAGCGTTTGCGTTTATGATTTCTGTTTTAACGAGATCTAGTGGCGGCGCAATTGGTATTTCGCTATTTCTTGCTTTATCAGGAAATATTGCGTTAATAGCAGCAACTAGATATGAATGGGCGAAATATTTATTGCCGGCAAACACAGATTTATATAGTATTTCAAAGAATGGAAGCTTTATTGATGGAGTAACATTCCCGTTCGCTTCTTGTATACTTCTTCTGTATTTAATTGTATTTCTAGGGATTTCTTATACAGTATTTATAAAACGAGATTTAACCGCATAA
- a CDS encoding AAA family ATPase — MTYVISLQGPMASGKTTLAKRLEQYGLSIIYENPYPIVEKRKELHLDMNSKEGFITNQKMFIEAKIKEFQNVKSVMTFDRGPEDIEFYTLFYPKMIGKEWDIETELKDELYKLRECRSDAIFYLDVSKENLYDRKNNDRARNRITFEEQFKLVEVEKEWYKQFPITYVDTNILSVDELEAYFIGWLREKRL; from the coding sequence ATGACATACGTAATTTCACTCCAAGGACCGATGGCAAGTGGAAAAACAACATTGGCAAAAAGGTTAGAGCAATATGGGCTTTCAATTATATACGAAAATCCATATCCAATTGTAGAAAAAAGAAAAGAATTACATTTAGATATGAACTCAAAAGAGGGGTTTATTACAAATCAAAAAATGTTTATTGAAGCAAAAATAAAAGAGTTTCAAAATGTGAAATCAGTTATGACTTTTGATCGCGGACCAGAAGATATTGAATTTTATACACTCTTTTATCCGAAGATGATAGGGAAAGAGTGGGATATAGAAACAGAGTTAAAAGATGAATTGTATAAATTAAGAGAATGCCGTTCGGATGCAATTTTTTATTTAGATGTTTCGAAAGAGAATTTGTATGATAGGAAAAACAATGATAGGGCAAGAAATCGAATTACATTTGAGGAACAATTTAAATTAGTAGAAGTTGAAAAAGAATGGTATAAACAATTTCCCATAACTTATGTGGACACTAATATATTATCAGTAGACGAATTAGAGGCATATTTTATAGGGTGGCTAAGGGAGAAAAGGCTATGA
- the ccdA gene encoding cytochrome c-type biogenesis protein CcdA, with product MQDISIFLAFGAGFLSFISPCCLPLYPAFLSYITGMSVSELKEENAMLRKRSMIHTAFFLLGFSIIFIAIGFGTSFIGGVFTDYKDLIRQLGGIFIIVFGLIIVGVFKPKFLMQDRKFTFKNRPSGYFGSVLIGLAFAAGWTPCTGPILVSVIGLAATNPESAMIYMIAYILGFAIPFFVLSFFITKMSWIKRNSMAFMKIGGYIMIVMGVFLYFNWMTKIIVYFSSLFGGFTGF from the coding sequence ATGCAAGATATTAGTATTTTTTTAGCGTTTGGAGCTGGGTTCTTATCATTTATATCCCCATGTTGCTTACCGCTTTATCCGGCATTTTTATCATACATAACAGGTATGTCGGTTTCTGAATTGAAAGAAGAAAATGCAATGCTTCGCAAAAGAAGTATGATACATACAGCGTTTTTCTTACTTGGGTTTTCTATTATATTTATCGCAATTGGATTTGGTACAAGTTTTATCGGAGGAGTTTTTACGGATTATAAAGATTTAATTAGACAGTTAGGTGGTATATTTATCATCGTGTTCGGTCTTATTATTGTCGGTGTATTTAAGCCGAAGTTTCTAATGCAAGATCGTAAATTTACTTTTAAAAACCGTCCGAGTGGTTATTTTGGTTCAGTTTTAATTGGATTGGCATTTGCTGCTGGATGGACACCTTGTACTGGGCCTATATTAGTGTCTGTAATTGGATTAGCTGCAACAAATCCAGAATCGGCAATGATTTATATGATTGCTTACATACTTGGATTTGCTATCCCGTTTTTCGTACTTTCATTCTTTATTACGAAAATGTCTTGGATTAAAAGAAATAGTATGGCGTTCATGAAAATCGGAGGATACATTATGATTGTCATGGGGGTCTTTCTATACTTTAACTGGATGACGAAAATTATCGTATATTTCTCAAGTTTATTTGGTGGATTTACTGGTTTTTAG
- a CDS encoding FtsX-like permease family protein translates to MSLFRLARKNIQTFAAQRLKQFMWIAMNTMLCFFMISFRFNEAVISKTEYTPIFIKWFYVMFLFIVFVCIFITYKMTDSLLQIRKEEFTSNEAMHMTRKEMLCLLCQEQLLTCGGALVFGLIHGMLFLKLFIIIFMKAVGIQGVTNAPITTYAIMVTAVVMITVIIISMWQCCRFTQRLKGEKSYETRRKA, encoded by the coding sequence ATGTCTTTATTTCGGTTAGCGAGAAAAAATATACAAACATTTGCTGCCCAAAGGTTAAAACAATTTATGTGGATTGCTATGAATACAATGCTTTGTTTTTTTATGATATCATTCCGATTTAATGAAGCTGTAATAAGTAAAACGGAATATACACCTATATTTATAAAGTGGTTTTATGTTATGTTTCTATTTATAGTTTTTGTGTGTATTTTCATTACATATAAAATGACAGATTCTCTTTTACAGATAAGAAAAGAGGAGTTTACATCGAATGAAGCGATGCATATGACAAGAAAAGAAATGTTATGTTTATTATGTCAGGAGCAATTATTAACTTGCGGAGGAGCACTCGTTTTCGGATTAATTCATGGTATGTTATTTTTGAAATTATTTATTATTATTTTTATGAAAGCAGTAGGAATCCAAGGAGTAACAAATGCACCGATTACGACGTATGCGATAATGGTAACAGCAGTTGTTATGATAACCGTCATTATAATATCAATGTGGCAATGTTGTAGGTTTACCCAAAGGTTAAAGGGTGAAAAGTCATATGAAACAAGGAGAAAGGCATGA
- a CDS encoding DUF2621 domain-containing protein yields the protein MLEGWFSWFIVLWTVILLGLMSIGGYFMFRKFLKRLPKEDGMSILDWEEHYINKTRHLWDDEQKQLLEELVSPVPELFRDVATSKIAGKIGELAIKENASKITQDLIIQGYIVATPKRDHKFLIKKLQEKEIDYSNYKSLLAK from the coding sequence TTGCTCGAAGGATGGTTCAGTTGGTTTATTGTATTATGGACTGTTATTTTATTAGGACTTATGTCTATCGGTGGATACTTTATGTTCAGAAAATTTTTAAAACGATTACCGAAAGAAGACGGTATGTCCATTTTAGATTGGGAAGAGCACTATATTAATAAAACGAGACATTTATGGGATGATGAACAAAAACAATTATTAGAAGAACTAGTAAGTCCCGTTCCTGAACTATTTCGTGATGTTGCCACGTCAAAGATTGCCGGTAAAATTGGTGAACTTGCAATAAAGGAAAACGCTTCAAAAATTACACAAGATTTAATTATACAAGGATATATCGTTGCCACACCGAAGCGCGATCATAAATTTTTAATTAAGAAACTACAAGAAAAAGAGATTGATTATTCAAATTACAAATCTTTACTTGCAAAATAA
- a CDS encoding cytochrome c biogenesis protein CcdC — translation MNIVLLSSIVAVCMAVGAMFIRLKAAKKPATLKKIILPPFFMSTGALMYVFPEFRLTPAEMLEAIVVGLFFSIFLIKTSKFEIRGQEIYLKRSKAFVFILIGLLVVRIVFKTYLSQSLDLGQLSGMFFLLAFAMIVSWRIAMYRSFTKLQREMEKEDGFYNEKDMKLT, via the coding sequence ATGAACATAGTTCTTTTATCAAGTATCGTTGCTGTTTGTATGGCTGTTGGTGCGATGTTTATTCGTTTAAAAGCAGCTAAGAAACCTGCAACATTGAAAAAAATTATACTCCCACCGTTTTTTATGAGCACAGGAGCACTGATGTATGTTTTTCCAGAATTTCGATTAACTCCAGCAGAAATGTTAGAAGCGATTGTCGTTGGTCTATTTTTCTCTATTTTTCTTATTAAAACATCTAAGTTTGAAATACGCGGACAAGAGATTTATTTGAAGCGTTCAAAAGCATTTGTATTTATTTTAATTGGATTACTTGTAGTGCGTATTGTGTTTAAAACATACTTAAGTCAATCTCTTGATTTAGGACAACTTAGCGGTATGTTCTTCTTACTTGCGTTTGCGATGATTGTATCATGGAGAATTGCAATGTACCGTTCCTTTACAAAATTACAGAGGGAAATGGAAAAAGAAGACGGTTTTTATAACGAAAAAGATATGAAATTAACGTGA